A portion of the Juglans microcarpa x Juglans regia isolate MS1-56 chromosome 1D, Jm3101_v1.0, whole genome shotgun sequence genome contains these proteins:
- the LOC121239322 gene encoding LOW QUALITY PROTEIN: auxin transporter-like protein 2 (The sequence of the model RefSeq protein was modified relative to this genomic sequence to represent the inferred CDS: inserted 1 base in 1 codon) has translation MLPQKHAEEAMVSSFNLTERDDREEEKADESGLGLKSFLWHGGSVYDAWFSCASNQVAQVLLTLPYSFSQMGMLSGIILQVFYGLLGSWTAYLISILYVEYRSRKEKENASFKNHVIQWFEVLDGLLGPYWKAVGLAFNCTFLLFGSVIQLIACASNIYYIDDHLDKRTWTYIFGACCATTVFIPSFHNYRIWSFLGLGMTTYTAWYLTIGALVNGQAEGVTHSGPTKLVLYFTGATNILYTFGGHAVTVEIMHAMWKPQKFKYIYLLATLYVFTLTLPSAIAMYWAYGDQLLTHANAFALLPRNGWRDAAVILMLIHQFITFGFACTPLYFVWEKVIGMHDTKSIFLRALVRLPVVIPIWFLAIIFPFFGPINSAXGALLVSFTVYIIPSLAHMFTFRSASARQNAAEKLPFFLPSWTAIYVVNTFIVVWVLVVGFGFGGWASMNNFINQVDTFGLFAKCYQCPPRTTAAKNH, from the exons ATGTTACCTCAGAAACATGCGGAGGAGGCCATGGTCTCGAGCTTCAACTTGACTGAGCGTGATGacagagaggaagagaaggcAGACGAGTCGGGTTTGGGCCTCAAAAGCTTTCTCTGGCATGGTGGTTCTGTCTATGATGCATGGTTCAGCTGTGCATCCAACCAg GTGGCTCAGGTTCTGTTAACGCTGCCATACTCTTTCTCTCAAATGGGTATGCTTTCAGGGATTATACTGCAGGTCTTTTATGGTCTGCTTGGAAGCTGGACTGCTTATCTGATTAGTATTCTATACGTTGAGTACCGAAGCCGAAAGGAGAAAGAGAATGCCAGCTTCAAGAACCATGTCATCCAG TGGTTTGAAGTGCTCGATGGTTTACTTGGTCCGTACTGGAAAGCCGTTGGGTTGGCCTTCAACTGTACCTTCCTCCTCTTCGGATCTGTTATCCAGCTCATAGCTTGTGCAAg TAATATATACTACATAGACGACCATCTGGACAAGAGGACATGGACGTATATCTTTGGAGCTTGTTGTGCCACCACTGTGTTCATACCCTCATTCCACAACTACAGGATTTGGTCCTTCCTTGGGCTGGGAATGACCACCTACACTGCTTGGTATTTGACCATTGGAGCCCTTGTTAATGGCCag GCAGAGGGTGTAACGCACAGTGGCCCAACAAAGTTGGTTTTGTATTTCACAGGCGCCACCAATATACTGTATACTTTCGGCGGGCACGCCGTCACCGT GGAAATCATGCATGCAATGTGGAAACCTCAGAAATTCAAGTACATTTATCTCCTGGCCACCCTCTATGTATTCACCCTTACACTTCCATCTGCGATTGCCATGTACTGGGCCTATGGCGACCAACTTCTGACCCATGCCAACGCCTTTGCGCTCCTTCCCCGGAATGGATGGCGTGATGCTGCAGTTATTTTAATGCTCATTCACCAG TTCATAACTTTTGGGTTTGCTTGTACGCCCTTGTATTTCGTGTGGGAGAAAGTTATAGGAATGCACGACACGAAGAGCATATTTTTAAGGGCACTGGTGCGTTTGCCTGTGGTGATACCAATCTGGTTCTTGGCCATTATATTTCCTTTCTTTGGCCCCATCAACTCGG GTGGGGCTCTTTTGGTCAGCTTCACGGTCTACATCATCCCCTCTTTAGCGCATATGTTCACTTTCAGATCTGCCTCCGCAAGACAG AATGCAGCAGAGAAGCTTCCATTCTTCCTTCCGAGCTGGACTGCCATTTATGTAGTGAACACGTTTATAGTGGTATGGGTGCTGGTAGTCGGATTTGGCTTTGGAGGGTGGGCCAGCATGAACAACTTCATCAACCAAGTTGACACTTTCGGCCTCTTTGCCAAGTGCTATCAGTGCCCGCCCCGAACCACAGCCGCGAAAAATCACTAA